The DNA region TACCTTTGGCTGAGGTCAGTCTATGAACAATCCAACAAATAAGGTGGACCTGAGGTAGATTAGGTTTTAAAATCTTCTGTTACTTTCGCCGGCAGATATTGAGGGCCCTTCAGGCCTTACTAGATGAGAACCTCTGTTATTGATGTCAAGCCCCTGAAATCGGCCAATAGGATCCTGCTGTGACATATCTAAGCAGGCATGTGACAGGGATGATCCAAGCATAGGTTGATGGGGAGCTGACATATTAGGCTGGAATTGATGGAACTGTGGCATGTGAATGTTCTGGGAATCCCGTGACCCGGTCTGTGACTGACTGGGAAAGAAGGGGGACTGCGAATATGGAAAATGGTGCATTCCCAGATTGTATGAATCAATGTGTGTTAATTGTTCTCCAGTTGCAACCTTGAGCCTCTCAAGTTCTTTCTTCAGTGCATCATTGAGAGCTGTATTATGGGAACAGTACAACAAGAGTATCGACGGTTAGCAATTACCATAGTACTATTGGGGAAAACTTAGTTTACGGAAATGGAAAAGATACTCGCACAGTTTTAAGTACAGTTACCCGATTCAACCCAAAGGAGATAACCAAGAACAAAATAGTAAACCAGTGAATTGGTTAAGAGTACAACAGACCCAAAGGTAGAGCTTTTAAATTTTCGATACCTCAGACTCAAAGAGGAGGGTGCTATACTAGTATTTTCTAAATATGGGCTAGCAATCGACTTAACGCATCTTAACTGGTATTAACCACAAATATAGCACCGAACCACCTTAGACCAATATCCAGATGATGATCCATTGTACACATGCATAACAAGTAAAACAATAAATGGAGCCTGGAACTGAGATCTACAGTGAAAAGTGACAACAATTGCAAAACTGGGTGGATGACACATACCATCACGTAATTGAGCTTGTTGTTCCATAGCTTGCACCCGAAGCTTAAGCTCTGTGTTCTCAGAAGATAAGCCCGATGTGTCTCTCTAGAAAATAACACAAGGAAACAAATAAATCTCTCAGAGAGCAGTAGGTGAGAACAAGCAATATGCGGGTACTGAGTACAACGTCAAAAACTCCTAACTACAAGTCCTGTAAAACGTCAAAATAATCTCTTGGAGGTGGCATGAAGCTAATGCATGCCACTCAACTGTATTTTTATGAACTACATTACTAGATAAGACAAGCCATATGAGCATTTCCGTACAAACCTGGAACAAAGTGAGCTGTGCTGATAGAGTAGTAGCTTCTGTTTGTAGCGTCTGAACTTTTCTTTCAAGTTCTGATATGTACCGGGCCTTCCTCTCTTTTGACCGAGCTGCAGACTGCCGATTTGCCAAAATCCTGGAACAATATGTACAtgatgtacatttttttttaaaacacaacCATGAACTTCACTCTAATAATTAACTTTACAATTATCCATATGTTATAGATATGTGTGTATCTAGTTGAGTACTTTATCGAGATACATGCTCTATGCTAAGCTGTATAATGAAGATCCAAGTGTGAAGTATTTCAACCCCGATACAAACAATATTTTAAGCTTCTGGATGGTAATCAAAATCCTAATAATAACTTACATGCTTAAAGCCTTTGACAAATATTAGGATAACACTAATCATTTATTTTGAGAATTGCCCTTTTCCGGATGTATTTGAGAGAGAATTTCCTCGGCTCTTTGTCTCTTTGTACTTCAAATCTAGGTTTCTCGAGTTGTTACAAGACATGAAAACCATAATGTTCCACTAAACATCCTTAAATCTTTGAAAATTATGTTGGCCATTTGTTGGTAAATTTCGGAACCATGAAAAGCATTATCTTTGAGCGAATCTAGAGTAACCGTTGTTTTTTCCACTAGGAACAACCCGCTCATAAATGGTTGTCGAGCAGCTCGGTTAAGAAAGATCATAAATTCACAATGCTTCCTCAGCATTGTTGATAAAGAATGATTCTTCAACTTATGGTCGTACCCAATGCACAAGGCTCccactttacgcagggtctgggagaggtgaatgtcctTCAACTTATAATTAGGAAAATGATTTCCGCAAAATGCAGATTATGGTGTTTCGGCATCTGGATTAGTTATTTCTTTCTTACTAGCTTCATTCATCGGGTTTTAACAATCACAAATCCCTCCAAAGATTTGTTCTTTATTATACTAATTGTTTCTAAGCTGATTATATCCAACTAAAACAAGAAAGAAGGAACAACTAAAGTCAAAGAAACACAATTTCAATCGAAACAGATTGAAGAAATACCTCTTAGCTCGTTTGGGATCGACGGTCCAGAGCTCGGCCAGCTTATCGGGAGCCATGGCCTTCTTAGCCTCTATGCTATCCAAAGACGCGTCCACGGAGTTGCTATGACGATGTCTCGGCCTCGCGCTCATATCTCCACCAAACCCGCCGCCCTCCGACTGCAGGGAACCGCCGGCATTCTCGGGTTTCAGGTCGGAGGGCCCGTCGTCGAGTTTGGATCCGAGCTTCTCCATGTCCATGTAGGTGCCGAAGATATCTTCCTCGGAGCCCCCCAGCTCCTCGAATCTGCCGGACGGGCCGTCGAACGGGTCCTGGAGCAGATCCAGGTCGTCGGGGATCCGGAAATGGACCTCGGATTGGGCTCGACGGTGGTAGGAGCCCCGGAAAGGAAGGCTCGGAGTGGCGTCCTGAAACGGCGGCGCCATGCGTGGGCGCTGAGAGTCCTGAGAGCTGGAGCTCGGATCCGGTTTCGGGTTGACCGGATCTTGCATTTTTTACGAGTCTGGAGCtcagctctctttctctctcttctctctctctctctcctcgcgACCGTACTAGATGTGTTGACAGTGAGTGTTCTTCACTCGAGATCAAGTTGGAGGGACATTTCGGAGCGAAACTGAGAAACGAATGAAACGGCGTCGTTGTCATGTGGCTTGGGCTTAAAGGTTCAAGATTGTACATTTATGATTGTAGCCCAATGGATTCTAAATGTCACCAAACCCAAAGCATGCTTTAAGTTAAGGCTCGTGCGTTACGCCAAGGGTTcaaaatattaatcaaattatcaatATTTATGTCGAAATATTCGAAAAATTAAAGATCTATATGAAAAGGTGTGGGAAGAAAAGATGAAATGTAAACTTCACTCTATGTATAGgtaaaaatataagaaaatcaATTAATATCGATGATAATTACCAATTCATTATAGAAATTCTAAATTTAAATGAGTTCATGTATGCACTCCATTAcaatttttcataatttctaCTGAAGGCAACTGATATCGATATCGACATCAATATCAATATTTTCACATATATCAATATAAGATAGTAGATCGCAAAAAACTAACTTGAATATAAAAATTAGcacaacattaaaaaaaaaaaaagacatgcgGTCTGATCACCATCAAGGGCGGATTGTTTAAATTTGATGTGAACAAAATAGTCATAGAATTCGAAAGGTTTGGTTGGAAGTAAGAGGCTTGGGGGAAAGCATGCGACAAGCGATAGTGATACTAGTAGTACTTGTACTACAACAATGAGGGTTTTTTGAGTAGGCTCCCACATAACCAAGGTACAAATGTTTCAAAGTCTCCATTTTACACGTTAGGTTGTCTTAGATGCAGGCAAACACCTAGGTCCAAACAACTATTTGGGCTTCTTTTATCAGCCACTTTCATATGTTTCTCTATTTTTCTCGTCAAATGACGTTATAGGACCTTATCCAACCTTGGGCTAAAACTCAAATTTCCACTTTTATTCCCCCTCAAAACTCAACCCAACCTAATGCTAAAATGTGGTCTAAAACTTAAAACTCAAATGGAAGCCAAATTTAGCTCAGGATTTAGCCCAGGATTAGTGGGGCTGGTccactatatatgtatattttatttagttttatatttataaatacaGTGAATCCAACGGTTAAGATCTGTATTGATGAAattcaacagtaaaaaaaaattaacgatcCAAACTTAAATCTAAaagctaaagtaattaaaaaaaatcttttatttgtttcatatttttttcgtAGTGTTTaacgagtttcatggtgtcggttaggccaagggttggagatggtctaattaAAAGCCGATCGACATTGAGGCTAGAGTGATCCCAGGACTACTCTGAGTCCGAGATATATACATGTGAAGACCTTCAACAGATCCTCTGAATGTTTAGTCAGGTTCTTTTTGCGTGCACTAAGTGTTTCATATAATATATGTTAGACATATCTATACAAGTTATGTCGACAAGACTCAACAAAACCTCTCGAATATCTATATTACTCATCAGATTGTTTCAACATATGTCAATATATGTTGATATTGTGCAACATGCGGTCTGATTACCATCAAGGTCGGATTGTTTAAATTGATTCAAATTGTcagaaaatttgatgtgaaaaagtTGTCATAAAACTCGAAAGGTTTGGTTGGAAGCGAGAGAGGCTTGGGGGATAGCATGCGACAAGCGATCGTGATACTGGCAGTACTTCTACTACAACAATGAGGCTTTTTTGAGTAGGCTCCTACATAACCAAAGTATAAATGTTTCAAAGTCTCAAATTTACACGTTAGCTTGTCTTTAGGTGCAGGCAAACATCTAGGTCTAAACAActatttcggtttgggattgtAATTTTCACACATCCTTAACTATTTTTCTCACACTCATtcctattttttaatagttaattggTATCATACTATTTAATCTTCCATATATACCCTTCCCACTTTTTTatggtaattaatgaaagatgaAATAGGGAGGGGTATATATGGAAGATTAAATAGTAGGATACCAATTAAGTACTAAAAAAATAGGAAGGGATGTGGGAAAAGTAgttaagggtgtgtgaaaatcacaaccCTTTGGGTTTCTTTTATAAGCCACTTTCATATGTTTCTCTATTTTTCTCGTCAAATGACGTTAGAATCAAAGACGGCTATTTTTGTCGTCAAATAACGTTATAATTAGAGGCGGATGGACATTGAGACTAAAGTGATCCTAGGACTACTCAGAGTCCGAGATATATACATGTGAAGATCTGCAATAGATCCTCTAAATGTTTAGTCAGGTCTTTTTTGTGTGCACTAAGTGTTTGATATAATATATGTTAGGTATATCTAGACAAATTGTGTCAACAAAACCTCTCGAATCTCTACATCGCTCATCAAGTTGTTTCAGCATATGTCAATATATGTTGACATTGTGCAACATGTTTTGGCTGACAATAACAGGCTTACCAAGTGTCAAAAGAAATGACTCagtaaaataaattgaaaaataaagtttGAGCGCCTCACTCTCTATTTCTATCTAAAAAACTTGAATCATTAACACTAGGATCCCATGGTTCACATATTGCTTGAATCTGCCACTGACTAGAATTCATAATAGATACAAACAAACGTTAACGTGTGAGGAGAGACGTTTTGATAGACTTTATTAGGATCGTTCTTACATCAACAAAATCGGCGTGCAATTAAATGAAATCAAAATACAAAGAATCTCGTATTTTTGTGAGGACTATTGTTCGAATCACGTGATTAGACATTCTTATTTCATGCTTGAGAAGTTAGCTAGTATGATCGGTTGAAGCTGCTCCACATGTTCACCTAATCAATTAAGGTGTTGAAGACCTGCGGAGGCTAGCAAAGTCGGTAggccattcaatttttttaacaattgtACATGGATCTTGATGGAACTTGTATGGGTTTACTCAATCCAAGCGTAACGTGTGTTTATCCCTTGAATTTTGAGGGCCCATTGGGACACTTGGACTAGACATGTGTGGACCCATCAACGCCCCCAGTCATCTGATCTCCAGAATGAATGATCACGTGCTTCTCACGTGCCCTACTCATGATCACGCACTCACAACTCACAGGTATCTGGACGGTATAAACATGTAATTGTCAAGAGAGTGATTAATGTTGAATTTTATATGATTTCCAATTAGTATAGAGACATGGGAAATACCGACGAAGCTCTCTCAAAGTTACTTTTATTGGGTTTCTGTCAATTTACAgttttacattaattttttataataatattataaaatattatgttaaaatataaagtgataaataatatataaagaATATCATTTtgttaacaaataatattatatatactaaaaggATGATGAGTGAGCTAAACCTCAtaataggctaacaataatgtggttcaaattcatttctctcacttacaagtaaataagaatatcattagaccgtagtactaaatgaaaAATCTCACTTTTAAGAGGATATTTGTAACGTTTCTCATAGTCACAATTACTTGGTCAAATTCCATGATTTGCTGACAATTAGAATTTTTGCATGTTCATGTGTCAATGCCTACAATTTAGGTTCGAAATCTTCACGTTTTATTAGACATACTCTAAAACTTTTAgagtaaaacttaaattttatattCTAAATTTATCTCAACTTGCTCAAACTCTTAGGGCAAATataagttaaaactcaaaactcatttCTGAGTCATATTTAGCCCAGGATTCGCCCTTGAGTTAGTGGGGCTGACAtaccatatatgtatattttttttagttttatatttatatattcattaaatttaacggttaagatctaatttgatgaaatccaacagtaaaaaaaaatctaatggtcaaaatttaaatccaatggctaaaataattaa from Malus domestica chromosome 01, GDT2T_hap1 includes:
- the LOC103423513 gene encoding transcription factor RF2b-like, with the translated sequence MQDPVNPKPDPSSSSQDSQRPRMAPPFQDATPSLPFRGSYHRRAQSEVHFRIPDDLDLLQDPFDGPSGRFEELGGSEEDIFGTYMDMEKLGSKLDDGPSDLKPENAGGSLQSEGGGFGGDMSARPRHRHSNSVDASLDSIEAKKAMAPDKLAELWTVDPKRAKRILANRQSAARSKERKARYISELERKVQTLQTEATTLSAQLTLFQRDTSGLSSENTELKLRVQAMEQQAQLRDALNDALKKELERLKVATGEQLTHIDSYNLGMHHFPYSQSPFFPSQSQTGSRDSQNIHMPQFHQFQPNMSAPHQPMLGSSLSHACLDMSQQDPIGRFQGLDINNRGSHLVRPEGPSISAGESNRRF